One part of the Herbiconiux aconitum genome encodes these proteins:
- the pucL gene encoding factor-independent urate hydroxylase, which translates to MSIVLGPHQYGKAENRIVRIYRDSPRHEIHDVNVSTALRGDFDAAHLRGDQRTVLPTDTQKQTAYAYAKEKGLVSIESYGLELARHFVDDVEPVSGARIEIEEYAWERVLVDGSDHDHTFVRKGQEIRTAAVTVEGTGSGQREWVIGGFKDLVILKTTGSEFHGFLEDEYTVLEPTADRIMATSLVAQWRFTTTEVDWEATYAGIKQIMVSTFATVHSLALQQTLYEMGKAVLEAYPFLAEIRMSAPNKHHFLYDLSPFGLVNDNEVFNADDRPYGLIQASVLRDDAPDAGSAWTIAGGFA; encoded by the coding sequence ATGTCGATCGTTCTCGGCCCGCACCAGTACGGCAAAGCGGAGAACCGCATCGTGCGGATCTACCGCGATTCCCCGCGCCACGAGATCCATGACGTCAACGTCTCCACGGCGTTGCGGGGCGACTTCGATGCGGCGCACCTGCGCGGCGACCAGCGCACCGTGCTCCCCACCGACACCCAGAAGCAGACCGCCTACGCCTATGCGAAGGAGAAGGGTCTCGTCTCGATCGAGAGCTACGGCCTGGAGTTGGCGCGCCATTTCGTCGACGACGTGGAGCCGGTGTCGGGTGCCCGGATCGAGATCGAGGAGTACGCCTGGGAGCGCGTGCTCGTCGACGGGTCGGACCACGACCACACCTTCGTGCGCAAGGGTCAGGAGATCCGCACGGCCGCCGTCACCGTCGAGGGCACGGGCTCGGGGCAGCGGGAGTGGGTGATCGGCGGGTTCAAAGATCTGGTCATCCTGAAGACCACGGGGTCGGAGTTCCACGGGTTCCTCGAAGACGAGTACACGGTGCTCGAGCCGACCGCCGACCGCATCATGGCCACCTCGCTGGTGGCGCAGTGGCGGTTCACGACCACGGAGGTCGACTGGGAGGCCACCTACGCCGGCATCAAGCAGATCATGGTGTCGACCTTCGCCACCGTGCACTCGCTGGCGCTGCAGCAGACTCTCTACGAGATGGGCAAGGCGGTGCTGGAGGCCTACCCCTTCCTCGCCGAGATCCGGATGTCGGCGCCGAACAAGCACCATTTCCTCTACGACCTCTCGCCGTTCGGACTCGTCAATGACAACGAGGTCTTCAACGCCGACGACCGCCCCTACGGACTCATCCAGGCCTCGGTGCTGCGCGACGACGCTCCGGATGCGGGCTCGGCGTGGACGATCGCGGGCGGTTTCGCGTAG
- a CDS encoding pyridoxine/pyridoxamine 5'-phosphate oxidase, translated as MTTSVADGIANEIAALLTSWLPSNDDPARPLMTLSTGTSSGYPDARTVLLSEYDERGFFFHTDSRSRKAADVTGDPRAALTLVWPGRQLVVQGDVSRADDAEELWAYRHRSRYLQLLAWLNTPAFAALPLAERLARWAEFDAEHPEGTLDPPPTWAGFVVRPVRLTFWEGRPDTASRRTEYRRTPTAWSRALLPG; from the coding sequence ATGACCACATCCGTCGCCGACGGGATCGCGAACGAAATCGCCGCGCTGCTGACGAGCTGGCTGCCTTCGAACGACGACCCCGCGCGCCCCCTCATGACGCTCAGCACCGGCACGTCGAGCGGGTATCCGGATGCGCGCACTGTGCTGCTGAGCGAATACGACGAGCGGGGCTTCTTCTTTCACACCGACTCCCGGTCACGCAAGGCGGCTGATGTCACGGGCGATCCGCGCGCGGCGCTCACCCTGGTCTGGCCCGGCCGTCAGCTCGTGGTGCAGGGCGACGTCTCGCGCGCCGACGACGCCGAGGAACTTTGGGCCTACCGGCACCGCTCGCGCTACCTGCAGCTGCTCGCCTGGCTGAACACGCCCGCGTTCGCCGCCCTGCCGTTGGCGGAACGTCTGGCCCGCTGGGCCGAGTTCGACGCCGAGCATCCGGAGGGCACGCTCGACCCACCGCCCACCTGGGCGGGCTTCGTGGTGCGCCCGGTGCGCCTCACCTTCTGGGAGGGCCGACCCGACACGGCTAGCCGCCGCACCGAATACCGCCGCACCCCCACCGCCTGGTCGCGCGCCCTCCTCCCGGGCTGA
- a CDS encoding SHOCT domain-containing protein codes for MSFWGNFWDIIGWFLWAFVFIAYLMALFAIIGDLFRDHKLNGWWKALWILFLVFVPFLTALVYLIARGRGMAERQNKEVRQAQTAADDYIRTVAGSSASDEIAKAKALLDAGTITQDEYNLLKAKALQGS; via the coding sequence ATGAGCTTCTGGGGAAATTTCTGGGACATCATCGGTTGGTTCCTCTGGGCGTTCGTCTTCATCGCCTACCTGATGGCGCTGTTCGCGATCATCGGAGACCTGTTCCGCGACCACAAGCTGAACGGCTGGTGGAAGGCGCTGTGGATCCTCTTCCTGGTGTTCGTGCCCTTCCTCACCGCGCTCGTCTACCTGATCGCCCGCGGTCGTGGCATGGCCGAGCGTCAGAACAAGGAAGTGCGCCAGGCCCAGACCGCCGCCGACGACTACATCCGCACCGTGGCCGGCTCGAGCGCCTCCGATGAGATCGCGAAGGCCAAGGCGCTGCTGGATGCCGGCACCATCACGCAAGACGAGTACAACCTGCTGAAGGCCAAGGCGCTGCAGGGGAGTTAG
- a CDS encoding methylenetetrahydrofolate reductase C-terminal domain-containing protein produces the protein MVVTIEQRLSCPKHMEYGPCGGVEFDGRCEVGEFRCVFLETPTVRWHGIAPNPQSPAGLARTGTDVHHLADAHEFPVAPHQGAAAMRSLMATRPVVVADFPGRSVDRGSLSDCAQALAGRVDATLAGDSGRSRVQFSPSYRAQLLQNEGLAVWTGLNCRDRNRVALEGELAGLADVGVAGVHCVTGDHTATGNRHDALPVFDLDSTQLTALARQAGHLVSVAEAPLTPPVDRRAARLHEKVLAGADVCFVNHSGGVEPVRRFIAEAHDLGIAPAFIPCVPMVIDAGSATLLKSFTTLVLPEGFLDGILHAGHPYDAALDAITRLCEQFLEVDGVAGVNLSGGPAAGAEVAFADAMGVIAERLGLAG, from the coding sequence ATGGTCGTCACAATCGAGCAGCGCCTGTCGTGCCCCAAACACATGGAGTACGGGCCCTGCGGCGGCGTGGAGTTCGATGGTCGCTGCGAGGTGGGAGAGTTCCGCTGCGTGTTTCTCGAGACGCCCACGGTGCGTTGGCACGGGATCGCGCCGAACCCGCAATCCCCGGCCGGGCTGGCCCGAACGGGAACCGACGTGCACCACCTCGCCGACGCCCACGAGTTTCCGGTGGCACCGCACCAGGGCGCCGCGGCGATGCGCTCCTTGATGGCCACGCGCCCCGTCGTGGTCGCCGACTTCCCCGGCCGATCCGTCGATCGCGGCTCGCTCAGCGACTGCGCACAGGCGCTCGCCGGGCGGGTGGATGCGACGCTGGCCGGCGACTCCGGGCGATCGCGCGTGCAGTTCTCGCCGAGCTACCGCGCCCAGCTGCTGCAGAACGAGGGTCTCGCGGTCTGGACCGGCCTCAACTGCCGCGATCGCAACCGCGTCGCCCTCGAGGGCGAACTCGCCGGCCTCGCCGATGTGGGCGTCGCGGGGGTGCACTGCGTGACCGGCGACCACACCGCCACCGGCAATCGGCACGATGCGCTGCCCGTCTTCGACCTCGACTCCACGCAGCTCACCGCACTCGCCCGCCAGGCGGGCCACCTCGTCTCGGTCGCGGAGGCTCCGCTCACTCCACCCGTCGATCGCCGCGCAGCGCGCCTCCACGAGAAGGTGCTCGCCGGCGCCGACGTCTGCTTCGTGAACCATTCCGGGGGAGTCGAACCGGTGCGCCGGTTCATCGCCGAGGCCCACGATCTCGGCATCGCACCCGCGTTCATCCCGTGCGTTCCGATGGTGATCGACGCGGGCAGCGCCACACTGCTGAAGTCGTTCACCACGCTGGTGCTGCCGGAGGGGTTCCTCGACGGCATCCTGCACGCCGGGCATCCCTACGACGCGGCACTCGATGCGATCACGCGGCTCTGCGAGCAGTTCCTCGAAGTCGACGGCGTGGCCGGTGTGAACCTGTCGGGCGGCCCGGCGGCGGGCGCCGAGGTGGCCTTCGCCGACGCGATGGGAGTGATTGCCGAGCGCCTCGGTCTCGCGGGATGA
- the uraH gene encoding hydroxyisourate hydrolase has protein sequence MSTANDTERSHVTTHVLDSTIGRPAGGVPVILEHDDVGNWVMIGSAETDADGRANALGPVALPVGRYRVTFNTAVYFAEQEVRAFYPEVQIIFELSDAAAHYHVPLLLSPFAYSTYRGS, from the coding sequence ATGAGCACCGCGAACGACACCGAACGCAGTCACGTCACCACCCATGTGCTCGACTCCACCATCGGCCGTCCGGCGGGCGGTGTGCCCGTCATCCTCGAGCACGACGACGTGGGCAATTGGGTGATGATCGGATCGGCCGAGACGGATGCCGATGGCCGCGCGAACGCGCTCGGCCCGGTCGCGCTGCCGGTCGGCCGCTATCGCGTGACCTTCAACACGGCGGTCTACTTCGCCGAGCAGGAAGTGCGCGCCTTCTATCCGGAGGTGCAGATCATCTTCGAGCTCTCCGACGCGGCGGCGCACTATCACGTGCCGTTGCTGTTGAGTCCGTTCGCGTACTCGACGTATCGAGGGAGCTGA
- a CDS encoding pentapeptide repeat-containing protein, protein MTDRRPDTTSRVSGEDWYGRELGADDVFEGVLFQDCDFTELTDHGASFTDCVFRGVRFNVSEHVDAAFTNCTFERCSFFDASFTRCKLVGSAFVSCEWDLTKVDGGNWGFVSLTRNDLSGASFTGVRMREADLSGARCGGAVLRDLDLSGALWHRAELQGCDLRGSDLSSLDPLTVDLAKAIVTVDQAVTIAQSLRLDVRPE, encoded by the coding sequence GTGACTGATCGACGCCCCGACACCACCAGCCGCGTCTCCGGCGAAGACTGGTACGGCCGCGAACTCGGCGCCGACGACGTGTTCGAGGGTGTGCTGTTCCAGGACTGCGATTTCACCGAGCTGACCGACCACGGGGCGAGCTTCACCGATTGCGTGTTCCGGGGTGTGCGCTTCAATGTCTCGGAGCACGTGGATGCCGCGTTCACGAACTGCACCTTCGAGCGGTGCTCCTTCTTCGACGCCTCGTTCACCCGCTGCAAGCTGGTGGGCAGCGCGTTCGTGTCGTGCGAATGGGACTTGACGAAGGTCGACGGCGGCAACTGGGGCTTCGTGTCACTGACCCGTAACGACCTGAGCGGCGCATCCTTCACCGGTGTGCGGATGCGGGAGGCCGACCTCAGCGGAGCCCGCTGCGGCGGTGCGGTGCTGCGCGACCTCGACCTGAGCGGCGCCCTGTGGCACCGGGCCGAGTTGCAGGGCTGCGACCTGCGCGGAAGCGACCTCTCCTCGCTCGATCCCCTCACCGTGGATTTGGCGAAGGCGATCGTGACCGTCGATCAGGCGGTCACGATCGCCCAGTCGTTGAGGCTCGACGTCCGACCCGAGTAA
- the allB gene encoding allantoinase AllB: MSQPYDLAIRASSVFTEGRWRPATIAVRDGVVAAIADDDEEVPAHAVVTLPEGQVLVPGIVDSHVHVNEPGRTEWEGFTTATRAAAAGGVTTIVDMPLNSIPPTTTVAALELKRAAAGPQASVDVGFWGGAIPSSLGSLEPLRAAGVFGFKAFLSPSGVDEFPHLSTAQLRSALSEVAGFGGLLIVHAEDPSVLDRSGNDGGADYRAFVASRPELAEEDAIAHVIEGVRATGARAHILHLSSARALDAIRAAKAEGLPITVETCPHYLSFSAEHIPDGATQFKCCPPIRDEANRDLLWEALLDGTIDLIASDHSPSTAELKFAGDGDFQEAWGGISGLQVSFPAVWTAARERGIPLDRVLGWMAVNTAALLGLGETKGSIAVGADADLVAFSPEEAFAVHASALEHKNAVSAYDGRTLRGVVHTTWLAGEVVHVLDDTEERMPRGRLLERRSTL; the protein is encoded by the coding sequence ATGTCCCAGCCTTACGACCTCGCGATCCGCGCCTCGTCCGTTTTCACCGAAGGGCGGTGGCGCCCGGCCACCATCGCGGTGCGCGACGGTGTGGTGGCGGCGATCGCCGACGACGACGAAGAGGTGCCGGCGCACGCCGTGGTCACGCTTCCCGAAGGTCAGGTGCTGGTGCCGGGCATCGTCGACTCGCACGTGCACGTGAACGAGCCGGGTCGCACCGAGTGGGAGGGTTTCACGACGGCCACGCGCGCGGCGGCGGCCGGGGGCGTCACCACGATCGTCGACATGCCGTTGAACAGCATTCCGCCCACCACCACGGTCGCGGCGCTGGAGCTGAAGCGCGCGGCGGCGGGGCCGCAGGCAAGCGTGGATGTCGGATTCTGGGGTGGCGCCATCCCGTCGAGCCTCGGCTCGCTGGAGCCGCTCCGGGCGGCCGGCGTGTTCGGGTTCAAGGCCTTCCTCTCGCCCTCCGGGGTCGACGAGTTCCCGCACCTGTCGACCGCGCAGCTGCGCTCGGCGCTCTCGGAGGTCGCCGGGTTCGGCGGCCTGCTCATCGTGCACGCCGAAGACCCGTCGGTGCTCGATCGCTCGGGCAACGACGGTGGCGCCGACTACCGCGCGTTCGTGGCCTCGCGCCCCGAGCTCGCCGAGGAGGATGCGATCGCCCACGTCATCGAGGGGGTGCGGGCCACCGGGGCGCGCGCCCACATCCTGCACCTCTCGAGTGCGCGGGCGCTCGACGCCATCCGGGCGGCGAAGGCCGAGGGGCTGCCGATCACGGTCGAGACCTGCCCGCACTACCTCAGCTTCTCGGCCGAGCACATCCCCGACGGCGCCACCCAGTTCAAGTGCTGCCCGCCCATTCGCGACGAAGCGAACCGCGACCTGCTCTGGGAGGCGCTCCTCGACGGCACCATCGACCTCATCGCCTCCGACCACTCCCCCTCCACAGCCGAACTGAAGTTCGCCGGCGACGGTGACTTCCAGGAGGCCTGGGGCGGCATCTCGGGGCTGCAGGTGAGCTTCCCCGCCGTGTGGACGGCGGCGCGCGAGCGCGGCATCCCGCTCGATCGCGTGCTCGGATGGATGGCGGTGAACACGGCCGCCCTGCTCGGTCTGGGCGAGACGAAGGGTTCCATCGCCGTGGGTGCCGATGCCGATCTCGTGGCGTTCTCACCCGAGGAGGCGTTCGCGGTGCACGCGTCGGCGCTCGAGCACAAGAATGCGGTGTCGGCCTACGACGGGCGCACACTGCGCGGAGTCGTTCACACGACGTGGCTGGCCGGCGAAGTGGTGCACGTGCTCGATGACACCGAAGAGCGGATGCCGCGTGGCCGCCTTCTCGAGCGCCGTTCCACGCTCTGA
- a CDS encoding alpha-keto acid decarboxylase family protein, translating into MSDQTQSGTPAPLTVTVGQYLATRLVQLGAHHVFGLPGDFNLSLLDQMATVEGFTWVGSTNELNAAYAADGYARLRRGIGALVTTYGVGELSAINGVAGSYSEDVPVVQITGMPTTGARAAGTHLHHTLIDGDYDHFLRAYREVTATATVVRAQTATRDIDAALMTALRESKPVYLGIPSDVATAPVHAANLRTPLVAASSDRAELERFTAMLAATVARHDQVSMLVGSQVHRCSLEAIVRQIADHDGVYIASQNMSKAVLDESHPASLGTYMGAFTRVEEARVAVDDAPLLVLAGTVMSDFLTGFFTQRFDEDAAIELGLTTARIADTTFYGVRLEDSLRALHTVLGQTPRTGVLPVGHPSVAVAAAPVAGELLDHEFFWAAIQGWLRPGTTVIADAGTSFYGALDLVLPDESDLLGQAVWSSIGYTIPATLGACLALPWRRSVLFVGDGAAQLTVQELATILHRGFTPVIFLLNNDGYTVERKIQSPSAVYQDITPWDWTLIPAAFGAADRVVTASVSSQDELTEALALAHETTEKAVLIEVRLPELDAPRLLTVLTEGIAAAAAKR; encoded by the coding sequence ATGAGTGACCAGACACAATCCGGAACACCCGCCCCCCTGACCGTCACAGTCGGTCAGTACCTCGCCACCCGCCTCGTGCAGCTCGGCGCCCACCACGTCTTCGGCCTGCCGGGAGACTTCAATCTCAGCCTTCTCGATCAGATGGCGACGGTCGAAGGATTCACCTGGGTCGGTTCCACCAACGAGCTGAACGCCGCCTACGCCGCCGACGGATACGCCCGGCTGCGGCGCGGCATCGGCGCCCTCGTCACCACGTACGGAGTGGGTGAGCTCTCGGCCATCAACGGGGTGGCGGGCAGCTACTCCGAAGACGTTCCGGTGGTGCAGATCACCGGGATGCCCACCACCGGCGCCCGAGCGGCCGGCACGCACCTGCACCACACCCTGATCGACGGCGACTACGACCATTTCCTCCGCGCCTACCGCGAGGTCACGGCGACCGCCACCGTGGTGCGGGCCCAGACCGCCACGCGCGACATCGATGCCGCGCTGATGACCGCGCTCCGCGAATCCAAGCCGGTCTACCTCGGCATCCCGAGCGACGTCGCCACGGCGCCCGTGCACGCGGCGAACCTGCGCACTCCGCTCGTGGCCGCCTCGAGCGACCGCGCCGAACTCGAGCGTTTCACCGCGATGCTCGCCGCCACCGTCGCCCGGCACGACCAGGTGTCGATGCTGGTGGGCTCCCAGGTGCACCGGTGCAGCCTCGAAGCGATCGTGCGCCAGATCGCCGACCACGACGGCGTCTACATCGCCTCACAGAACATGTCGAAAGCCGTGCTGGATGAATCGCACCCGGCGAGCCTCGGCACCTACATGGGTGCGTTCACGCGGGTCGAGGAAGCCCGCGTCGCCGTCGACGACGCCCCCCTCCTGGTGCTGGCCGGCACGGTGATGAGCGACTTCCTGACCGGATTCTTCACCCAGCGCTTCGACGAGGATGCCGCGATCGAGCTCGGTCTCACCACTGCTCGCATCGCCGACACCACCTTCTACGGCGTGCGCCTCGAAGACTCGTTGCGCGCCCTGCACACGGTGCTCGGCCAGACCCCGCGCACCGGCGTGCTGCCGGTCGGCCATCCGTCGGTCGCGGTCGCCGCGGCTCCCGTCGCCGGCGAGTTGCTCGACCACGAATTCTTCTGGGCCGCCATCCAGGGCTGGCTGCGGCCCGGCACCACCGTGATCGCCGATGCCGGCACCTCGTTCTACGGCGCGCTCGACCTGGTGCTGCCCGACGAGTCCGACCTCCTCGGCCAGGCCGTGTGGTCGTCGATCGGCTACACCATCCCGGCCACCCTCGGCGCCTGCCTCGCCCTGCCGTGGCGCCGCTCGGTGCTCTTCGTCGGCGACGGTGCGGCGCAGCTGACCGTGCAAGAACTGGCCACCATCCTTCATCGCGGCTTCACCCCCGTGATCTTCCTGCTGAACAACGACGGATACACCGTGGAGCGCAAGATCCAGAGCCCGTCGGCGGTGTACCAAGACATCACGCCGTGGGACTGGACGCTCATCCCCGCCGCGTTCGGGGCGGCCGACCGGGTGGTCACGGCATCCGTCAGCAGTCAGGACGAACTGACGGAGGCGCTGGCGCTCGCGCACGAGACGACCGAGAAGGCGGTGCTGATCGAGGTGCGCCTGCCGGAGCTCGACGCGCCCCGCCTGCTCACCGTGCTGACCGAGGGGATCGCGGCCGCGGCGGCCAAACGGTGA
- a CDS encoding LysE family translocator, whose amino-acid sequence MVPFGNWLAFALTALVIILIPGPSVLFVIGRSLAFGRRGGLLSVLGNALGVLPQVVAVAVGVGVIVAQSVVAFTIVKLVGAAYLVYLGVQAIRHRNVVAGVQPGTTLRSSWRLVAEGFVVGLTNPKTIVFFVAVLPQFVDYSAGSVPLQMLLLGLTSIAIGLVCDSAWALSAGFARDWFAKSPKRMSRMRATGGGMMIGVGGTLALTGNK is encoded by the coding sequence ATGGTTCCGTTCGGCAACTGGCTCGCGTTCGCGCTCACCGCGCTCGTGATCATCCTCATCCCCGGGCCCAGCGTGCTGTTCGTCATCGGCCGTTCGCTCGCATTCGGCCGGCGCGGGGGCCTGCTGAGCGTGCTCGGCAACGCCCTCGGCGTGCTGCCCCAAGTGGTGGCCGTGGCGGTCGGCGTCGGCGTGATCGTGGCCCAGTCGGTCGTGGCGTTCACCATCGTGAAACTGGTCGGCGCCGCCTACCTCGTCTACCTCGGGGTGCAGGCCATCCGGCATCGGAACGTCGTGGCAGGGGTGCAGCCGGGAACGACGCTGCGCTCGTCGTGGCGGCTCGTGGCCGAAGGCTTCGTGGTGGGGCTCACGAACCCCAAGACGATCGTGTTCTTCGTGGCCGTGCTGCCGCAATTCGTCGACTACTCGGCCGGCTCCGTGCCGCTGCAGATGCTGCTGCTCGGCCTCACCTCGATCGCCATCGGGCTGGTCTGCGACTCGGCCTGGGCGCTCTCGGCCGGTTTCGCACGCGATTGGTTCGCCAAGTCGCCGAAACGGATGTCGCGGATGCGCGCCACGGGCGGCGGCATGATGATCGGGGTCGGCGGCACCCTGGCCCTCACGGGCAACAAGTAG
- a CDS encoding FAD-binding oxidoreductase → MTASPEQITALAAELTALLGERGVTTELRGREKASLDGAKMSPILAEQLPLGLADIVAFPTNAEQIAQTVAAAVRHGVSVTPRGKGTGNYGQAIPLEGGLVLDMSKARAVVEVGEGYLVAEAGASMVAIEQAARETGQQILMYPSTAQSSIGGFLSGGSGGTGSIKHGSNMSGRYVLALDVVHASPTAELTHVEGEAAQPYVHTYGTAGIIARATIALEPVQEWVGFYASFPSFDEATSVIRQIGWLDPTPRLVSADLPRISDALPDDPAIPKGRASLRAILDPSTVVAATALVESAGGRVEDVREGPQATVKISMLSYNHPIEWLQKSTPETYFHVEVSGAALVERLDEVHEVYPGAMLHIEAQRDHPIGMLAAPYVSADEVYAGYDRLTAIGVHFHSPHQWFVDHEVERTKALAASTDPDGLLNPGKIPFGETVPTGVKWA, encoded by the coding sequence ATGACCGCCTCCCCCGAACAGATCACCGCTCTCGCCGCCGAACTCACCGCGCTCCTCGGAGAACGCGGGGTCACCACCGAACTTCGCGGCCGTGAGAAGGCGTCGCTCGACGGCGCGAAGATGTCGCCGATCCTGGCCGAGCAGCTTCCGCTCGGACTCGCCGACATCGTCGCCTTCCCGACGAACGCCGAACAGATCGCCCAGACCGTCGCGGCCGCTGTTCGCCACGGCGTGAGCGTGACGCCGCGCGGCAAGGGCACCGGCAACTACGGGCAGGCCATTCCGCTCGAGGGCGGACTGGTGCTCGACATGTCGAAGGCCCGGGCCGTGGTGGAGGTCGGCGAAGGCTACCTGGTGGCCGAGGCCGGCGCATCCATGGTCGCCATCGAGCAGGCCGCGCGCGAGACCGGCCAGCAGATCCTGATGTACCCCTCCACCGCGCAGTCGTCGATCGGAGGGTTCCTTTCGGGGGGCTCCGGCGGCACGGGGTCGATCAAGCACGGTTCGAACATGAGCGGCCGTTACGTGCTGGCGCTCGATGTGGTGCACGCCTCTCCCACGGCCGAACTCACGCACGTCGAGGGCGAGGCGGCGCAGCCGTACGTGCACACCTACGGCACGGCCGGCATCATCGCCCGCGCCACGATCGCGCTCGAGCCGGTGCAGGAATGGGTGGGCTTCTACGCCAGCTTCCCGTCGTTCGACGAGGCGACCTCCGTCATCCGCCAGATCGGTTGGCTCGATCCCACACCGCGTCTCGTCTCGGCCGATCTGCCACGCATCTCCGACGCCCTGCCCGACGACCCCGCCATCCCGAAGGGTCGCGCCTCGCTCCGCGCCATCCTCGACCCGTCGACCGTCGTCGCAGCGACCGCGCTGGTCGAGAGCGCCGGCGGGCGCGTCGAGGACGTGCGTGAGGGGCCGCAGGCCACCGTCAAGATCTCGATGCTCTCCTACAACCACCCGATCGAATGGCTGCAGAAGTCGACCCCGGAGACGTATTTCCACGTCGAGGTCTCCGGTGCAGCGCTGGTCGAACGACTCGACGAGGTGCACGAGGTCTACCCCGGCGCCATGCTGCACATCGAGGCCCAGCGCGATCATCCGATCGGGATGCTCGCCGCGCCGTACGTGAGCGCCGACGAGGTCTACGCGGGGTACGACCGCCTCACCGCCATCGGGGTGCACTTCCACAGCCCGCACCAGTGGTTCGTCGACCACGAGGTGGAGCGCACGAAGGCCCTGGCGGCATCGACCGATCCGGATGGACTGCTCAACCCCGGCAAGATCCCGTTCGGCGAGACCGTGCCGACGGGGGTGAAGTGGGCTTGA
- a CDS encoding GAP family protein, producing MGEVIGEVLPLALGVAISPIPIIAAILMLLSPKARGTSLGFLLGWVLGIVVAVVVFTLLSAFLPEAGADAPKPVAGVIKIVLGLLLLVLAVRQWRSRPKDGVEPALPKWMSAIDTMTAGRGFALGFVLAAVNPKNLLMGVAAGVAIGGDAPGVGTSVVGIIVYTVIAASTVAVPVIAFLLAAQRMATPLEALRGWLTRNNATVMAVLLLIIGVVVVGKGIANFS from the coding sequence ATGGGTGAAGTCATCGGCGAGGTCCTCCCGCTGGCGTTGGGCGTCGCGATCAGTCCGATACCGATCATCGCGGCCATCCTCATGCTGCTCTCGCCGAAGGCCCGCGGCACCAGCCTCGGGTTCCTGCTCGGCTGGGTGCTCGGCATCGTGGTGGCCGTGGTGGTGTTCACCCTGCTCTCGGCCTTCCTTCCCGAGGCCGGAGCGGATGCGCCGAAGCCCGTGGCCGGGGTCATCAAGATCGTGCTCGGCCTCCTGCTGCTGGTGCTGGCCGTGCGGCAGTGGCGCTCGCGACCCAAAGACGGGGTCGAACCCGCGCTGCCGAAATGGATGTCGGCCATCGACACGATGACGGCGGGGCGTGGTTTCGCGCTCGGCTTCGTGCTCGCGGCGGTGAACCCGAAGAACCTGTTGATGGGCGTCGCCGCCGGAGTGGCGATCGGCGGCGATGCTCCCGGCGTCGGAACGAGTGTGGTCGGCATCATCGTCTACACCGTGATCGCGGCATCCACGGTCGCCGTTCCGGTGATCGCCTTCCTGCTGGCCGCGCAACGCATGGCCACGCCGCTGGAAGCCCTCCGGGGGTGGTTGACACGCAACAATGCGACGGTGATGGCGGTTCTGCTGTTGATCATCGGCGTGGTCGTAGTCGGAAAGGGCATCGCGAACTTCTCCTGA
- a CDS encoding creatininase family protein has product MSTVRRLVELSGTAATAALSSSSVIVLPTGAIEHHGPHLPLMTDYLIADSVANASVERAAAEGQDVWILPTIAYTKSDEHHWAPGTMWISWDTLMQTVVELGSSIAATPARKLVFFNGHGGNLALLQVACRELRRRFGLQTFLMGATVPSGAHDGPEEFGLGIHAGHAETSLVLHLRPDLVDLSLAERSVPEHLAGYEHIGFKKRVTFGWLSNDFATNGTLGDPTGATAAYGAELFEASVADSVAALAEVARFDAAGAA; this is encoded by the coding sequence ATGAGCACTGTCCGACGCCTCGTCGAACTCTCCGGAACCGCTGCGACGGCTGCCCTCAGCTCCTCCTCGGTGATCGTGTTGCCCACCGGCGCCATCGAGCACCACGGGCCGCACCTGCCCCTCATGACCGACTACCTCATCGCCGACAGCGTCGCCAACGCCTCGGTCGAGCGTGCGGCAGCGGAGGGTCAGGATGTCTGGATCCTCCCCACCATCGCGTACACGAAGTCCGACGAGCACCACTGGGCGCCCGGCACGATGTGGATCAGCTGGGACACCCTGATGCAGACGGTCGTCGAGCTCGGCAGCTCGATCGCGGCCACCCCGGCCCGCAAACTCGTGTTCTTCAACGGCCACGGCGGCAACCTCGCTCTGCTGCAGGTGGCCTGCCGGGAACTGCGCCGCCGCTTCGGGCTGCAGACCTTCCTGATGGGCGCCACGGTGCCGTCCGGCGCGCACGACGGACCGGAGGAGTTCGGCCTGGGCATCCACGCCGGCCACGCCGAGACCTCGCTGGTGCTGCACCTGCGCCCCGACCTGGTCGACCTCTCACTCGCCGAACGCAGCGTGCCCGAGCACCTGGCGGGCTACGAGCACATCGGTTTCAAGAAGCGCGTCACGTTCGGCTGGCTCTCGAACGACTTCGCCACCAACGGCACACTCGGCGATCCGACCGGAGCAACGGCCGCCTACGGCGCCGAGCTGTTCGAGGCATCGGTCGCCGACTCCGTCGCGGCCCTGGCCGAGGTGGCGCGGTTCGATGCGGCGGGAGCCGCATGA